The following are encoded in a window of Halosolutus halophilus genomic DNA:
- the tpiA gene encoding triose-phosphate isomerase — MFVLVNLKTYPCDPVTVAEAVRDVNDTTDARLAVAPQAAHIDRVAETGVETWAQHVDPIDYGSNTGHTLAESVAEVGAEGTLINHSERRLKLADVDGAVRAARRADLETVVCANNPAQIGAAAALGPDAVAVEPPELIGTGTPVSQADPEIVEDAVAAAESVDDDVSVLCGAGISTGEDVVAAGELGAEGVLLASGVAKADDPRAALEDLVDPL, encoded by the coding sequence ATGTTCGTCCTCGTGAACCTGAAGACGTATCCCTGCGACCCGGTCACCGTCGCCGAGGCCGTCCGGGACGTAAACGACACGACAGACGCCCGACTGGCCGTCGCGCCGCAGGCGGCCCACATCGACCGCGTCGCCGAGACCGGCGTCGAGACGTGGGCCCAGCACGTCGATCCGATCGACTACGGCAGCAACACGGGACACACCCTCGCGGAATCAGTCGCCGAGGTGGGTGCGGAGGGAACGTTGATCAACCACTCCGAGCGGCGACTGAAACTCGCCGACGTGGACGGGGCCGTCCGGGCCGCTCGACGTGCCGACCTCGAGACGGTCGTCTGTGCCAACAATCCGGCCCAGATCGGTGCCGCGGCGGCGCTCGGTCCGGACGCCGTCGCCGTCGAACCGCCGGAACTCATCGGTACGGGAACGCCGGTCAGTCAGGCAGATCCGGAGATCGTCGAGGACGCCGTCGCGGCCGCCGAGAGCGTCGACGACGACGTGTCGGTGCTCTGTGGTGCCGGCATCAGCACGGGTGAGGACGTCGTCGCCGCCGGCGAACTCGGTGCCGAGGGGGTCCTGCTCGCCAGCGGCGTCGCGAAAGCCGACGATCCGCGGGCGGCGCTCGAGGATCTCGTCGACCCGCTCTGA
- a CDS encoding molybdopterin-dependent oxidoreductase, which produces MGYGPVSLVRTVLDAVRPPPRLVDWSIFGIVLFEAASGIGSFTIGSSSGWPLFWLHRIFGVTLVVLLGFKLARVRYRLTESEQWRPSTLLSVLTAIAAMGALATGITWVFGLDVRLSYWTLLSVHVGFGLVLVPLMVWHLTTRFRLPTRRDFDRRRATLEYTALLVGGAVTYRAQEFANRLLDTRGADRRFTGSQPRRGAGNGSFPVTSWVADDPEPVDRSDWTLTVRGEVETPLDYPYEMLSPDSDETAVLDCTSGWYTVQRWRGIRVGDLLDEAAVRDEARFVRFVSVTGYRWSLPIEEARQALLATHVDDERLSHGHGAPMRLVAPDRRGFQWVKWIERVDVRRRADPAQWIVTLSSGFD; this is translated from the coding sequence ATGGGGTACGGGCCGGTGTCTCTCGTGCGGACCGTCCTCGATGCCGTCAGACCGCCCCCTCGTCTCGTCGACTGGTCGATTTTCGGAATCGTCCTGTTCGAAGCCGCCTCGGGAATCGGATCGTTCACGATCGGGTCGTCGTCGGGATGGCCACTGTTCTGGCTCCATCGGATCTTCGGCGTGACGCTCGTCGTGCTCCTGGGATTCAAACTCGCTCGGGTTCGATATCGACTTACCGAGAGCGAGCAGTGGCGCCCATCCACGCTCCTGTCGGTACTCACCGCGATTGCGGCGATGGGAGCGCTCGCGACGGGTATCACCTGGGTGTTCGGACTGGACGTTCGGCTCTCCTACTGGACGCTCTTGAGCGTCCACGTCGGGTTCGGTCTCGTACTCGTTCCGCTGATGGTGTGGCATCTCACGACCCGGTTTCGGCTTCCGACCCGGCGCGACTTCGACCGTCGCCGGGCGACGCTCGAGTATACGGCGCTGCTGGTCGGTGGAGCAGTAACCTACCGGGCCCAGGAGTTCGCGAATCGTCTCCTCGACACGCGCGGCGCCGATCGGCGGTTTACGGGTTCGCAGCCGCGACGTGGGGCCGGAAACGGGAGTTTTCCGGTCACCTCGTGGGTCGCAGACGACCCCGAACCGGTCGATCGGTCCGACTGGACGCTGACCGTCCGCGGCGAAGTCGAGACACCGCTCGATTACCCGTACGAGATGCTGTCTCCGGATAGCGACGAAACGGCGGTTCTGGACTGTACGAGCGGCTGGTACACCGTTCAACGGTGGCGTGGAATTCGTGTCGGTGACCTGCTCGACGAAGCCGCGGTCCGAGACGAGGCGCGATTCGTACGGTTCGTGTCGGTTACCGGCTACCGGTGGTCACTCCCGATCGAAGAGGCACGGCAGGCGCTCCTCGCAACGCACGTGGACGACGAACGGCTCAGTCACGGCCACGGGGCACCGATGCGTCTCGTGGCGCCCGATCGTCGCGGCTTTCAGTGGGTGAAGTGGATCGAACGAGTGGACGTCCGTCGCCGTGCCGACCCGGCGCAGTGGATCGTGACGCTATCCAGTGGCTTCGATTGA
- a CDS encoding multiprotein bridging factor aMBF1, producing MVQCEMCGAETSSPKTIKVEGAELDVCSNCTDFGTEVKQTSSSSTSTKYSTGSSSSSSSSSGGTGSSGGSSTGSASSGGSRRQDMFDDMEELATDYDDRVRNAREDKGLSQSELADELNEKASLIRKIERSETLPSDRVQSKLERFLDIDLSAEGASGGDSEWSGGSSTGSYTLGDVVKRKD from the coding sequence ATGGTTCAGTGCGAGATGTGTGGCGCCGAGACGTCGTCCCCGAAGACCATCAAAGTCGAAGGTGCCGAGCTGGACGTGTGCTCGAACTGCACCGATTTCGGTACCGAGGTGAAACAGACCTCGTCCTCGAGCACGTCGACGAAGTACTCGACCGGATCGAGTTCGTCGTCCTCGAGTTCGAGCGGGGGTACCGGATCGTCCGGGGGTAGTTCGACCGGCTCCGCGAGTTCAGGTGGCTCGCGCCGACAGGACATGTTCGACGACATGGAGGAACTCGCGACGGATTACGACGATCGCGTCCGCAACGCCCGCGAAGACAAGGGCCTCAGCCAGTCCGAACTCGCGGACGAACTCAACGAGAAGGCGAGTCTCATCCGCAAGATCGAACGCAGCGAGACGCTCCCGAGCGATCGAGTCCAGTCGAAACTCGAGCGGTTCCTCGACATCGACCTGAGCGCCGAGGGGGCCTCCGGCGGCGACTCCGAGTGGTCCGGCGGCTCCTCGACGGGCAGTTACACGCTGGGTGACGTCGTCAAGCGGAAGGACTGA
- a CDS encoding adenylate kinase family protein codes for MRVAVTGTPGTGKTTATDLLASRFDADDALPDLEVVHLNEILDREGLYTEIDADRGSKVADLDALAEHLEGHDDAVIESHLAHHFAADRVVVLRCRPDVLEERLRDRGESDPKAAENAESEALDVILAEAVEEHGLESVYEIDTTDRAPEAVADELAAVVAGDREPSAGEVDFVGYLA; via the coding sequence GTGAGAGTCGCCGTCACCGGCACCCCCGGAACGGGGAAGACGACCGCGACGGACCTGCTCGCGTCGCGGTTCGACGCCGACGACGCGCTGCCGGACCTCGAGGTAGTCCACCTCAACGAGATCCTCGATCGCGAGGGGCTCTATACGGAAATCGACGCTGATCGCGGGAGCAAGGTCGCCGACCTCGACGCGCTCGCCGAACACCTCGAGGGTCACGACGACGCCGTGATCGAGTCCCACCTCGCACACCACTTCGCGGCCGATCGGGTGGTCGTCCTGCGCTGTCGGCCCGACGTGCTCGAGGAGCGGTTGCGCGATCGCGGCGAGAGCGACCCGAAAGCGGCGGAGAACGCGGAGAGCGAGGCGCTGGACGTGATCCTCGCCGAGGCCGTCGAGGAACACGGGCTCGAGTCGGTCTACGAGATCGACACGACCGATCGCGCGCCCGAGGCCGTCGCGGACGAACTCGCGGCGGTCGTCGCCGGCGATCGCGAACCGAGCGCCGGCGAGGTCGACTTCGTGGGGTATCTCGCATGA
- a CDS encoding CDP-alcohol phosphatidyltransferase family protein, with amino-acid sequence MTLDKFRPYVSRFLDPFVRGFDRVGMTPDGVSVLAFGMAVLAAVAFLLGGRADPIWYVVAATLVFLNGWLDIVDGALAREQEVASAGGDLLDHVLDRYADIVVIGGLAAGVEDYLLGFLAVTGVVMTSYLGTQAQAVGLDRVYGGLVGRADRLAIIGIVGFLAYPIPGEYGGLTLVGWLLVFLATVGHLTALQRFAYAWSALD; translated from the coding sequence ATGACGCTCGATAAGTTTCGACCGTACGTCTCGCGGTTCCTGGACCCGTTCGTGAGGGGGTTCGACCGGGTCGGGATGACGCCCGACGGCGTGAGCGTGCTCGCCTTCGGGATGGCAGTGCTGGCCGCGGTGGCGTTCCTGCTCGGAGGTCGCGCGGACCCGATCTGGTACGTCGTCGCCGCCACGCTGGTCTTCCTGAACGGCTGGCTCGACATCGTCGACGGGGCGCTCGCCCGAGAGCAGGAGGTCGCCTCGGCCGGTGGCGACCTGCTCGATCACGTGCTCGATCGGTACGCCGACATCGTCGTCATCGGCGGACTGGCGGCCGGCGTCGAGGACTACCTGCTCGGATTCCTCGCCGTTACCGGCGTCGTGATGACCTCGTACCTGGGCACCCAGGCCCAGGCCGTCGGCCTCGATCGGGTCTACGGCGGGCTGGTCGGCCGTGCGGATCGGCTGGCGATCATCGGAATCGTCGGCTTCCTCGCGTACCCGATCCCGGGCGAGTACGGCGGACTCACGCTGGTCGGCTGGCTGCTCGTCTTCCTCGCGACCGTCGGCCACCTCACGGCCCTCCAGCGCTTCGCCTACGCCTGGTCGGCGCTGGACTGA
- the hisC gene encoding histidinol-phosphate transaminase gives MQPRDLSDHVAYEAGRGIEEVARELDRDPSEFVKLASNENPHGPSPAAAVAISDAAATVNSYPKAAHADLTAAVADRWDVADDQVWLANGGDGAIDYLHRATLDPGDDVLVPEPGFAYYGMSARFHHGGVREYALAKDDDFAQDADTVLDAYDGERVVWLTSPHNPTGVTTALDEIDRLADETDDETLIVVDEAYGEFADVHSAVSLIEGRDGFAARDDVAVLRTFSKAYGLAGVRLGYAIVPEAWSDAYARVNTPFAASELACRAGLAAIDDDEHVDRTVETTLAAREYMQEHVDAHVWESDGNFVLVDVGDASAVAEEMQERGVIVRDCSSFGLPGCIRITCGTEDETDRAVETLNATLADLAADPGTDVEHDASADANAEVPDT, from the coding sequence ATGCAACCGCGCGACCTGTCCGATCACGTCGCCTACGAGGCGGGTCGAGGCATCGAGGAGGTCGCCCGCGAACTCGACCGGGACCCCTCCGAATTCGTCAAACTCGCCTCGAACGAGAACCCACACGGCCCCTCGCCGGCGGCCGCCGTGGCGATCAGCGACGCCGCCGCGACCGTAAACTCGTACCCGAAAGCCGCCCACGCCGACCTCACCGCCGCCGTCGCCGATCGGTGGGACGTCGCCGACGATCAGGTCTGGCTGGCAAACGGCGGGGACGGCGCGATCGACTACCTCCACCGGGCGACCCTCGACCCGGGCGACGACGTGCTCGTCCCCGAGCCAGGGTTCGCGTACTACGGGATGAGCGCCCGGTTCCACCACGGTGGCGTCCGCGAGTACGCGCTCGCGAAGGACGACGACTTCGCACAGGACGCCGACACTGTCCTCGACGCCTACGACGGCGAGCGCGTCGTCTGGCTCACGAGTCCGCACAATCCGACAGGAGTGACGACGGCGCTCGACGAGATCGACCGTCTCGCCGACGAAACTGACGACGAGACGCTGATCGTCGTCGACGAGGCCTACGGCGAGTTCGCCGACGTCCACAGCGCCGTTTCGCTGATCGAGGGCCGCGACGGATTCGCCGCCCGCGACGACGTCGCCGTCCTGCGAACGTTCTCGAAGGCTTACGGGCTGGCGGGCGTCCGCCTCGGCTACGCGATCGTTCCCGAGGCGTGGAGCGACGCGTACGCACGCGTGAACACGCCCTTCGCAGCGAGCGAACTCGCGTGCCGCGCCGGCCTCGCCGCGATCGACGACGATGAACACGTCGATCGGACCGTCGAGACCACGCTGGCCGCTCGCGAGTACATGCAGGAACACGTCGACGCCCACGTCTGGGAGAGCGACGGGAACTTCGTCCTGGTCGACGTCGGCGACGCGTCGGCCGTCGCCGAGGAGATGCAAGAGCGCGGCGTCATCGTCCGGGACTGCTCGAGTTTCGGCCTGCCCGGCTGTATCCGGATCACCTGCGGGACCGAGGACGAGACCGATCGCGCCGTCGAGACGCTCAACGCGACCCTCGCGGACCTCGCCGCCGACCCCGGGACTGACGTCGAGCACGACGCGTCTGCCGACGCGAACGCGGAGGTGCCCGACACGTGA